Genomic window (Cardiocondyla obscurior isolate alpha-2009 linkage group LG06, Cobs3.1, whole genome shotgun sequence):
ATTTTAATCCACGTCGGAGTCATTCCGAGAAGTGCTGTCACCTGTGGTCGCGAAGACCCGAAAAGTTTGGGATTGACGAACCGACTTGCCCgcagtggtcgcagatttcagacgggcaacatacgcacactaggcacaatgccgtgtccgtgtgtgcccgtagcgcctgcctcggacgcagagagtcgaactcggaatcgcggcttccacgcgtacagatatagagactcgtccgtgtgaagccagcgtttcggctgccgtcggatagaagaaaaggccagaactatacactgtctgtcctactTCTTCGCGACGTCGCCGGTGCGGATCTCACGCTCTGTTAACGGTGATTGTCAGAATCCTCTGAATTTCGCTGACGTAAATGACGAGTAAAGAGAGTCGATGACGCCTATCACGCGGCGCAActcacgtcggacgctccgtgcgctTTGCCGGTGACATAACCTTGTCTTCCCGAAACACTTTTTCGAGGCACGAAAGAACCACAGAGCGACAAGTGGAATGGCACACGAGTGCTTAAAATGATTGTTCGTTCCCGAGtcgtcgacgtcgacacttattcgcaTACGAGACTTTCAATcagcggtcgaaaatacgcgtaattgcggagcgattaacaaCACACCCGCACGCTGAGGCTCCGCGGCTAAACTGACCattagagatttcggcgcgtagagagaaagatttttatcgcgaacaagtataaatttatttaagatttttgcCGATATGTGCATCGGTGAAACGCGCTTTAATGCGCGTAGCTATTATGAGATAACTCAATCTCACGTTTCTAGATTAAAACGAACGCTATCGATCGGatcgtttattgttaatgagcggattaaatttctacatataatttaattagcggggttcgttttacaccgcgtatctgaaaatcactcgcgcgtGCTGGTCACTAAAGCTCTATTTGACTTTACGATATCGCGGATGAGAAGCGAcatgtctaatttttattcacaataatcgtcgaaataattgagtggcttttttgcacgttatcactctcgctttctacggattaacttattgtaaaactgcgaactctctttttcttataccgacaaatgtctaaataattgcctttacgagtatgcttcgcgggaaaaaaattgtccatagccggttaaattattttcttttttgaatattaaaacaaaccatgcgcacgctttgcatccgctatttttcaaaaagtttgttGTCAGCGGAATGAACGGCGCCAAAAAAGTGCGcataacggtaaaaataaacgggtcgcaatacaaaatttttcacactcATTGGACACTCGCGGTATCATCCCCATGCCGACCAATTACAACCCTTCTCTTATCACCTGATAGGTGGGAACGTTTTTTCCCTAGTGCGCCAATTAATTACCCCCTCAACATAAGTACCGTTATCACGACCGCGCTACCCTCATTTCGCGCCTAAATGTAGTCGGGAACGGATGTGTAAAGGGGGGATAACTGTTCTCTACCGGAGTTCAAGTTTAAGTTCACGGTCACTTCGATGAGTCAGCGCCTTGAGGagtcataattaaataaaagtttcatcgacgatacatcaagatacatcaagatacatcaagatacatcaagatacatcaagatacatcaagatacatcatatttcttttgtcaagatcgaggatttaacggaagcgtcgtggactatcctgcgagcgatctaatgcgcggtgaatattatgtgagcgagtgtgagtgtgagcgtacagttttgcgtttttgtatattatacggggtgttgtgtttaagttattataaaacaaggtcgcttttctcgtgatcggaatattgtttcgcgctctcgggttataattcgcgttttcaatttatttttaattgatcgttgtacagcccggagtattcgtcggtccctcgcggagtgtcgttttctgtttcgttagccgtgactgatagtgcgtgcgctactgcacgcaattcgggaaattggcatctgctgcttgagattcgcgttacgccggattgtgtgacgcgtattttagtagttttataagtcctattcgaacaatttttccttgttttataataatttaaactaagtatgagtgatattgtaataaaatgcgcggtgaatatgagtcatagtgttatgaagtgagcggtgaatattatgtgagcgagtgtgagtgtgagcgtacagttttgcgtttttgtatattatacggggtgttgtgtttaagttattataaaacaaggtcgcttttctcgtgatcggaatattgtttcgcgctctcgggttataattcgcgttttcaatttatttttaattgatcgttgtacagcccggagtattcgtcggtccctcgcggagtgtcgttttctgtttcgttagccgtgactgatagtgcgtgcgctactgcacgcaattcgggaaattggcatctgctgcttgagattcgcgttacgccggattgtgcgacgcgtattttagtagttttataagtcctattcgaacaatttttccttgttttataataatttaaactaagtatgagtgatattgtaataaaatgcgcggtgaatatgagtcatagtgttatgaagtgagcggtgaatattatgtgagcgagtgtgagtgtgagcgtacagttttgcgtttttgtatattatacggggtgttgtgtttaagttattataaaacaaggtcgcttttctcgtgatcggaatattgtttcgcgctctcgggttataattcgcgttttcaatttattttttaattgatcgttgtacagcccggagtattcgtcggtccctcgcggagtgtcgttttctgtttcgttagccgtgactgatagtgcgtgcgctactgcacgcaattcgggaaattggcatctgctgcttgagattcgcgttacgccggattgtgcgacgcgtattttagtagttttataagtcctattcgaacaatttttccttgttttataataatttaaactaagtatgagtgatattgtaataaaatgcgcggtgaatatgagtcatagtgttatgaagtgcgcggtgaatattatgtgagcgagtgtgagtgtgagcgtacagttttgcgtttttgtatattatacggggtgttgtgtttaagttattataaaacaaggtcgcttttctcgtgatcggaatattgtttcgcgctctcgggttataattcgcgttttcaatttattttttaattgatcgttgtacagcccggagtattcgtcggtccctcgcggagtgtcgttttctgtttcgttagccgtgactgatagtgcgtgcgctactgcacgcaattcgggaaattggcatctgctgcttgagattcgcgttacgccggattgtgcgacgcgtattttagtagttttaaagtcctattcgaacaatttttccttgttttataataatttaaactaggtatgagtgatgtgtagaatgcatcaaaaatttttaaccacaccggttgtacttgcagaaaatatgaaaagtatatacaaccgacagtccgcagtctgtttaagtgggacggaaaatttttgctgcattgtacattaaaaacttatattacattatacattgAAAATGTCGGACCATACACAATTCGGTGACTCGAATTTCgtactacttaaaattattttagactccgcgatgttaccgagaagcggatctgagATATgtgccggcgacgccacgaaagaacaggacagacagtgtataggtctggcctgttcttctatccgacggcagccgaaacgctggcttcacacggacgagtctCTATATCtgaacgcgtggaagccgcgattccgagttgggctctctgcgtccgaggcattagctggcgctacgggcacacacggacacggcattgtgcctagtgtgcgtatgttgcccgtctaaaatctgcgaTCACTGCTTGCCCGGTCATCAGGAAGCGTGGAATCAACGCCGTTGATAGATAGAGTCGGCCAGAGTCGGTGAGTGAGGTTAATAGAGTACACGTGGTTGACGTGGTTCGTATGACGTGTACTTGTAGCGTAAACTTCGTATTTTTCGCAGACACGCATGTCCACGTCACACCGGCAGGCGAACGCGTCTCGATCGTACAGGCAAAGTTGCAAAAAGAATCACGATGACAGGGAATAACCGGCAGGTCACTGCACACAGATGGATCTCGAGGCTTATAGTCGCCGCTTTCATCGTGCTCATTATTTTCAATCTGCCAGCGATTTGTCAAAGCCACGATGTCCGCGAGTCTCCGAGTTACAAATATTCCAAGGAAGCCAACGAGATTTATACGAACGAACCACATCAACATTACCATGATCACGATCACGATCATCATCACGATCACGATCATCATCACGATCATCATCACGATCACGATCATCATCATGATCATGATCACGATCATTTACACGAGATACGTTCTCATTCAACACAAGAAACGTATAAAACATTACACAGAAATCAtagcgatatttttttaagcgcTATTACATCAACTTTGATCATATCAGCTGCAcctttctttatattattttttgtaccaCTGGACAACACCAACAAACGTGAGTCACTGCTCAAGATTCTGTTGAGTTTTGCATCTGGTGGTCTCTTAGGTGATGCATTTCTTCATTTGATTCCACATGCTATGAATCCACATACACATTTGGAAGTCCCTTCTGCTTCTGCAGAAATGGATTCTAATGCACTTCCACATTCCCATTCTCATTCCCATTCCCATGATGAATCACACCCAGGACATCACAAACATGACATATCTGTTGGTTTATGTGCATTGTTAGGGTTAATAGTATTTTTAATGGTGGAAAAAGCAGTACGTATTATCAAAGGTGATCACAGTCATTCACATGTTCATCATAATtttgaagagaaaaagaataaagatgTGTCTGAGAAGAAAACCgagaagaaaggagagaagaaaaacAGTGATAAAGTAATTTCTAAGTCACACAAAGAACCTCAAAGTGATATTAAAATCGCTGGCTATTTAAATTTGGTAGCAGACTTTTTGCACAACTTTACAGATGGGTTGGCTATAGGAGCCAGTTACATGGCTGGAAATAGTATAGGTTATATAACAACATTTACAATATTGTTGCATGAGGTTCCACATGAAATTGGTGATTTTGCCATTTTGATACAAAGTGGATATAGTAAAAGAAAGGTGAGAAAAACAGGTATAAATGTATTatctttacttttaaaaaaattttaactaaaCATATGTTATGAATTTAAGTACAAAATACTGCAAATGCAATCTATTTTGTTGATTTTTCTGTTacattgtataataaaatataatatttaaatattttacaataaatgtTCTGTATTCTTGCAGGCTATGATGATGCAGTTGATTACTGCTGTAGGAGCTTTATTAGGGACAGTCGTTTCTTTATTAGCAGAAGGAATgggtaaaaaaattaataatgtttaaatattttaaattttaattttaattaattttattttatttattttaggtgATCTTGCAACCAAATGGATTTTACCCTTTACTGCAGGTGgctttatttatattgcaaCTGTTTCTATAATACCAGAACTTTTAACTGCTACTAAACTTTGGCAATCAGTTATGGAGATACTTGCACTCTTTTTCGGAGTGTATATGATGGTTCTTATAGCAGATTATGAATAAGAATAATTGTATGTAATTtatgttgctttttttttttttgcttattagTTCCGACGAAGTTTCTATTTTGCAAAACTAGCAAAAGGATGAGACAATAGGTCTAAATGACAGATAAATAACAGAGcagataaaaaagattttcttaaCATAAAACCAACAAAATTGATTGCACTtctattaatagaaaaatgacATTGTAAAACTGGCAAAACTTTTATAGCAATgtcattataaattaaaaatatcgactatttcataaaaaaacatttaatatatttataataaaatatctacctactgtaaaataataattcaatcatttattttgttacgaaggtagataaaattattcaacatttgcattttgtttctatgtgtttttttttaattattaatgtggGAGCAATTagaaatcaataattaataattatgtattcttaaattttcaatcctacattaattaaaagtttttgatATAATTGTTATCAAGACTGaactaattatatttattaaaattattataaattgtaagtttagaaaaaaaggTTTATTTGCTTACTTTTATATTTGGTGTGCCTGGAAAAAACTACCTGAGGTTATTCATTTGACTTAAGtacttgaataaaataattacttttactattttttttaaattaaatggatAATGATGTTACATGTACatacactcaccgtcaggaatggcgtttgtggtgctgcgacggcggctagcgtaagtgatcttggcgtggtgtACGTCGAATCTcacgaaacgcgcgcgtagatatgttgcggagcaccggtcacagaggactgTGGGGGAACAcggcctactacacctccccacactcggcggccgagagagtGGAAAGTCACGTATGCCAGCAGccgtcgcagcaaatgccatatctgtctttcagtgTAAGTTAttgaacaattttaatatgtgtgtaaatgtaagaaaaaatgattaattttattcgttattattcttattaattgtataataaatctatttttataattttgtaatctttgttttttgtagAGCCTAAATACACTCTTTgcataattacttttttataaaaatgaaacaaaaatatcatttaattaaaagatataattattgtactaGGTACTTCTTTAACAATTTACTGGCGACGATATGTGATATATTTGCAAATGGAAAGATCAATGATAAATATACTGCATAGTTGATGACAGCTTAAATCAATGCTTTAGAGtttataaaatgtacatacataacTCTGTATGGATAGTacttataaaatgttataaaaatgtttttctcataaaataaatttaatgaatatatattaatgctATCTAGATTGATATTCTTTAGTGTTACAAGATATTTTGTAAAGATAAAAGTGTAAATATAAtgtgtgaaaataaaattctttaaataattaaacattttttacatatatttacaaatgGTTTTTAATGTACATAACGCGAGTTAAGAcgatagtaatttttttacttcctttAAGCATTTATCAGCTTCTAATAAGGAATCGTTATCATTTCTGCTTTTAGctatttttcttcctctttgaCACGATTTTTTACCTTcgtcatataaatttttttttaagaatgcCCTTCCTAAATTCACGTGAATTGCACCCAAGTCAGGCATATCGGGTAAGTTTTCtcctacaaatttattatgttgTATACAAGGTgtccgaaataaaataattaaaaattttatttcaaacatcCTGTATATgtggttttaattaattattagctaaattataaatatattattattatattacctATTCTTGCTGCTGTAGACAAATATGTAATAGCTTCATCATATTGCTCTCGCATACAACAAATTGTTCCCAAGTCATTCAGCAGAACTACAGTCTGTTCATGTTCTTCAccattcatttttttacttatatcaTAAGCCTGAAGAAGAAGGTTGAAAGCTTCGGTATAACGAGATTGTGAAAGTAACATTTGCCCATACCAATCAAAGGCCATACCCTGTAGTAATGCAGCATCCTTATTATCAGGATCTTTTTCAATATGGGATTTTAAATGTTccatacaaaatttaaagccCTGCTCTGCTTTcctaaaaaaaagtaaaaagatttgTTAAACAAAAGGCAAATAAATCTAAGatttgattatttatataattaaattaattaaaatgcattctttaaaaaataaaatagtgcTGGTGACAGATCACCCTGCTTACTTTGTCTCATGTAAGTGAGCAAACATTTTGGCTATCTTTAGACTTATATGGATAATTCGTATGTCATCTTCAGCAGCTCCTTTTGACATCAGTCTCTCCAAAACTGACACAAATAATTTCTCTGCTTTGTGATACTTTCCTGTGTCAAAAGCAAGATTAGCCATTACGTCATAAATGTACGTGATGGCATCATAATTCTGTATAGTTTGAGCTTGATTTAATGCCACATGAAGCATTTGCTCTGCCTTGTCATATTCTCTCTTCTGTAAGGAAACAGAAAATGTTGTTGAAACTATACAAAATGTAACTCAAGCTTCAGCTTTTcctaactttaaaataataaaaagtatatccCCAACacataagtaaaattaaaacatttgttcacaaataagaaaatactCTTTGTATATGTAACAAGGACGTatcaattctaattttaatacttaacCTCTATTAGCAACACAGATCGCTTAATTGTCATAATGACTTCCGGAGTTTCCTCGTCTGTGTCTTCAATGCCAAGGAggtaattgaaaattaaagttGGCAAAGGCACAGCGAGAAGCATCCTCGATCCGTTTCCCCGCCTGTCGTTAAAACGATACTTTTTTACCGCGCAGAGTTGCTGCGGCttggcaaaaatatttctatacgTGTAAACGTTGCGTCGAGTGTTCGCTACTGAGCGAATGTAGTTGACACTTGACAAAACACATCTCGATATAAAAGGCACCGCATTTAGACGATACATTTTGACAACTGACCCGATCGCGGGTCGACCGGAAATCTTTACTTTTAAATCAGTATTCCTTGCAAGAAACAAACAGACCTGATCGCAGGTAGGCGCGAGTGCTCAACGATAGGTGGTCCTCCCACTTCTCGCGGCGTGACTTGCCAGCTGATTACACAGGTACaccgaaaagcagatatggcgttttgcggcgacagcggctatcGTACATATTGTACGTAACCCTAGGTGGTAGAGACAGAGAATGAGAACGGAAGAAAATGAGTCATCggcaaccggccggcgcggtacatctAAGCGGCACATAtaaaactcgacgcacacgacttTAACgttacgttcgctagctgctgtcggcgcagcaaacgccataCCTGCGTGTATACGTGCGACGTATGTCGGTGCCTGCGTGTATCATTTGGTAATTTCAAGTCGTTTTAAATTTGGACACGTCGCACAATCAGATGTAAATGATAAACTTGTTACATGCTGATATTTGCGAGCTACAATCAGAATGCAAATATAATGCGCGCGGTTCTACTGATAAACAGGTGGATAGAAACCCGAGACCTTCAGAATCATTCATATCTTGATTAATCGAAGTTGGTGTGTTCGAAAGGACGACAAGAATCAATTAATTCACCGACTTCTGAACGCATttggatattaaattaattttttttttttttaattgagaagACGTGTTTAATTTAAACCTCTGAAGATTTCATGTCTTTACGCATAGTAAGGtacgtaaaagaataaaatatttaatattcaaaggaagaaaaaattatttaacgattttatttatcattcttgcaatataaaataatgcaggGTGTAATTTACACCCCGTGCGCTTTCTATTTCAAGTTCCGACGTAACCGCTGAAGAATGAAGACCCTCTCGAGATTAACATATGATATTTTACGCGGTACGAAGCGCGCGGATGCATCCAATCGTCGCGCACACCTGTGTCGCATGCCCGCCCGCGCCGACAcgtatatgcatatgtatacgTACGTGCACATGCACGCGCTGTGCGTACGTACGCATGTGTACCCCGCTTTTCGTGTCGCGTCCACCTCACCTCCTCGTGGCTCTCTTCCCCCTTCTACCTTGGCCGTTACATCGGCGACGTCCAGAACtgtccctcccctccccccctctcgGGCCTGCTTCTCGCAGTTCTCAGTGCTTCACCCTGCTACCGCCCCAGCCCGCAGCCGCCGTCCCGTGCCGTCCGATCATCCAATGTCGTGTACCTTAACTTCGTGATTCGTCGCGTTCCTCTACTCGGTCGCGCGCGGGTATGCGACAGGCCGCATCGCAGCAGGTACGTTATCCGGTGCGCACAGACGTTTCGCTTATACCTTTTCTCTCTGCCGTGTGGTCTCTTTCGCGGATGAAAGTGCTCAACGCGATAATCCCGTTCGGGCGTCGTCCGGACGACGCCCGGACGACGACCAACCGAGACCACGTCGGTATTTTCACGGCGGGACCATTACGCGCAGCCCACACGTGAGAATGACAGGCTCGCGTCTTTGGTCTCACGTCCGGGGACACTCCCTTTTAGCGCCGTGCGACATCGGCGGTGCGTGCCACCACCGAGCGCCGAGTGCCGCGAATTTTCATCACGaaaatacgtttaaaattgttacatttataataagcatttcgtatatatttcaacattttaaGCATATTATGTTTTTCAGTCATGAGTTCCGAAAATATAAGTAACGACGTGACAGCTAGTACATCTGACAATGCGACAGCTGATACTTCCAAAGATACAACTGACAATGCGGCAGCTGATCTCTCAGATGTGGTTGCAAAGACGAAGAATTGGGTCCAATTCGAAGAGGATACATATCCAAATGAAGCTGCCGGAAGCGTCAAAAGAAAAGTCACCAACAGTAGCACACCTGCCGTAATAAAGCCCGAGTCAGTCACCGTGCAGGTAGACAAGATTGGTAAAAGTATTGACCCACCTGATATTAATGATAAGAAAACCAATGAGTACAGAGGTGCTGTGATAGCAACCGAATCCGTCCAGATTAACTTAGATAGATCAGGTTTAAGTCGTTCCATCACGTCCGAGACGCCGGATCTCAAATTGCCGCCTGATGTTCGGAGCACGCAAGCCAAAAGTGCTTCTCTTAAGACTATTGATCTACGAGACGTGTCTAATGGAAGAAACGCACCGAGCAACGTTATCAGCACG
Coding sequences:
- the Catsup gene encoding protein catecholamines up, translating into MTGNNRQVTAHRWISRLIVAAFIVLIIFNLPAICQSHDVRESPSYKYSKEANEIYTNEPHQHYHDHDHDHHHDHDHHHDHHHDHDHHHDHDHDHLHEIRSHSTQETYKTLHRNHSDIFLSAITSTLIISAAPFFILFFVPLDNTNKRESLLKILLSFASGGLLGDAFLHLIPHAMNPHTHLEVPSASAEMDSNALPHSHSHSHSHDESHPGHHKHDISVGLCALLGLIVFLMVEKAVRIIKGDHSHSHVHHNFEEKKNKDVSEKKTEKKGEKKNSDKVISKSHKEPQSDIKIAGYLNLVADFLHNFTDGLAIGASYMAGNSIGYITTFTILLHEVPHEIGDFAILIQSGYSKRKAMMMQLITAVGALLGTVVSLLAEGMGDLATKWILPFTAGGFIYIATVSIIPELLTATKLWQSVMEILALFFGVYMMVLIADYE
- the Ttc19 gene encoding tetratricopeptide repeat protein 19 homolog, mitochondrial translates to MYRLNAVPFISRCVLSSVNYIRSVANTRRNVYTYRNIFAKPQQLCAVKKYRFNDRRGNGSRMLLAVPLPTLIFNYLLGIEDTDEETPEVIMTIKRSVLLIEKREYDKAEQMLHVALNQAQTIQNYDAITYIYDVMANLAFDTGKYHKAEKLFVSVLERLMSKGAAEDDIRIIHISLKIAKMFAHLHETKKAEQGFKFCMEHLKSHIEKDPDNKDAALLQGMAFDWYGQMLLSQSRYTEAFNLLLQAYDISKKMNGEEHEQTVVLLNDLGTICCMREQYDEAITYLSTAARIGENLPDMPDLGAIHVNLGRAFLKKNLYDEGKKSCQRGRKIAKSRNDNDSLLEADKCLKEVKKLLSS